The Mariprofundus sp. NF region AACCTGCCAGTGCTTCATCGATGGAGTTATCCACTGCCTCGAACACCATATGATGCAGGCCGGTACCATCATCGGTATCACCGATATACATGCCCGGACGTTTACGTACCGCATCAAGTCCCTTAAGGACCTTAATACTATCCGCACCATATTCTTCCTGTTCCTGAGAAGCAGTCATGCAGCTTCCTCCATTACTTCTGTTGTATCATCAAGCATCGAAACCATCGAGCTGGTAGCAAAATCACACAATCCCTGTGCATTTAATACCTGAATTCTAATATCCAGACCGGGCGTGATAGTCACACCCTCAGGGGCGGTCATCAATACCTGAGCTGAACTGGCTTGCAGACGTTTAAGCAGACGCAGTTGCCGTGTACGATCCAGAGCTTCCAGACAATCATCGAGCAATAAAACCGGAATCAATTTACGATATCGGGTCCAGAGTCCGCATTCTGCCATCTTTATAGCGATGGCCGCCAGTTTTTGCTGGCCTCGGGAACCGGCACTGCGTATTTCACGCTGCTGAAAGTGGATATTTACCACATCACAATGTGGGCCAAAACGCAGACCGCCACCACGCAGATCTTCACTTCGCTTCTCTTTCAAGCGCGACAGCCAGGCCTGCTGATCATAATCGGGCATGGTAACAGAGATGATCAGCGGATCTTCTGTGAGTGGACTCTCCTGCTCAAGAAGTTCATTCAACATCGTAACCATCTTCTCTCTGGCCTGCACAATCGGTTGCCCGTACTTCACAATCTGCGCTTCCCAGATATCAAGTTCATCCGATGAAACCCGGCGC contains the following coding sequences:
- a CDS encoding DNA replication/repair protein RecF yields the protein MSATPLSIREVKVRQLRCHDDITWHCDPGLNLIIGANGSGKTTLLEAVYLMAFGRSFRQARDPVLVKRDADRFFIHGQWHRYGPMNLSVAGRRGQTTLRLQGRDVQRRKDVSESFPVLVDAPQGRKIVDGAPGERRRWFDGLIIACFQNMGIYYERYLRAVMQRGRLLRRRVSSDELDIWEAQIVKYGQPIVQAREKMVTMLNELLEQESPLTEDPLIISVTMPDYDQQAWLSRLKEKRSEDLRGGGLRFGPHCDVVNIHFQQREIRSAGSRGQQKLAAIAIKMAECGLWTRYRKLIPVLLLDDCLEALDRTRQLRLLKRLQASSAQVLMTAPEGVTITPGLDIRIQVLNAQGLCDFATSSMVSMLDDTTEVMEEAA